Proteins found in one Candidatus Cloacimonadota bacterium genomic segment:
- a CDS encoding sigma-70 family RNA polymerase sigma factor → MIQDDTIIELFFERSEDAILELDTKYGKACFKLSYNIVNNRQDAEECVNDSYLGVWNAIPPTRPNPLLTFVLKIVRNLSVNAYWKKHAQKRDSSYTTTLNEIEPFIASPNTTKAEVEARELAQMIEDFLEKQPIENRVIFMRRYWFADTYKDIAEQVGISEKNVSVRLTRIRKKLKEYLINREVFV, encoded by the coding sequence ATGATACAAGATGATACGATTATAGAGCTGTTCTTTGAACGCTCAGAAGATGCAATATTAGAGTTGGATACAAAATACGGAAAGGCTTGTTTCAAGCTCTCATACAATATTGTAAACAATAGACAGGATGCTGAGGAATGCGTAAATGACTCTTACTTAGGTGTTTGGAATGCGATTCCACCGACTAGACCAAATCCGTTATTGACTTTTGTTTTGAAAATTGTCAGAAACCTTTCAGTAAATGCATACTGGAAAAAACATGCACAAAAAAGGGATAGCTCCTATACAACAACTTTGAATGAAATTGAGCCGTTTATTGCTTCGCCAAACACAACTAAGGCAGAAGTTGAGGCGCGAGAACTAGCACAGATGATTGAGGACTTTCTAGAAAAGCAGCCCATAGAAAATCGTGTAATCTTTATGCGCCGATACTGGTTCGCTGATACGTACAAAGATATAGCGGAGCAGGTTGGGATTTCAGAAAAAAATGTCTCTGTTCGGCTTACTCGCATTCGCAAAAAGTTGAAGGAGTACTTAATCAACAGGGAGGTGTTTGTATGA